A window from Borrelia sp. P9F1 encodes these proteins:
- the yajC gene encoding preprotein translocase subunit YajC: MFILQEFSHSSSFFRSLLVFVPVVAIFWFLVISPQRREEKKKKEMIQNLKKGDKVLTVGGIFGVVKKISDAEVVLELNSASDVRFVKTSIEKVISEKVEDKN, from the coding sequence ATGTTTATATTACAAGAATTTAGCCATAGTAGTAGTTTTTTTAGGAGTTTATTGGTCTTTGTTCCTGTGGTTGCTATATTTTGGTTTTTAGTAATATCTCCTCAACGTAGGGAAGAGAAGAAGAAAAAGGAAATGATACAAAACCTTAAAAAGGGTGATAAGGTTTTAACAGTGGGTGGGATTTTTGGCGTTGTTAAAAAGATTAGTGATGCTGAAGTTGTTCTCGAGCTGAATTCGGCTTCTGACGTGAGGTTTGTGAAAACTTCAATCGAAAAAGTTATTTCTGAAAAAGTTGAAGATAAAAATTAA
- the secD gene encoding protein translocase subunit SecD → MSKLSKFVLIVMVTFFSYLLVSPTLGWYFFTGGEDKKISSYSKEALRDYSRKEAFDALVRLKELYRKDPDANIPDDLRHLIPVAKKNYKVYGRTFPRSLSVKALRDGFLSDSDIEELSLEIYKRYENVKRDRSRIIQLGLDLSGGMSITISLDYSDLEKKLGRSLTSLEREESIERTMQILKERVDTFGLTEPKIIREAGGSRIFLDIPGERDESRVDSLLSGKGSLNFYVVDDESTSVLNDKILKAGPLFSISEIKDNMNLGENKKIFPWYFKDSYGVDDESSVRYYVVDSSVENSFDGAHIRDAGVSGDHRTGRDMVTFSLDNEGSEKFFGFTQKNIGKALAVVMEGKIKSVASISYAIAGGNVSIQGDSFDKKEASELALVFKTAAFPVEIKIDDLRVIGPTIGERTVELGIKASLLALVLIFLFMLIYYRVSGFVAGFSLVVYNLFLILAILSAFNFTLTLTSIAGLVLTMGMAVDINIIIYERIKEEMRNGRKFERAFDDGFKKAFWTIMDSNVTTFIAVLFLTLLGTGVIQGFAWSLSVGIVASLFSSLVFSRFILEVVVSCNKSKFVSISWSSHYAKSV, encoded by the coding sequence ATGAGTAAGCTCTCTAAATTTGTACTAATAGTGATGGTAACGTTTTTTTCGTATCTTTTGGTGTCTCCTACCTTGGGGTGGTATTTTTTTACCGGAGGGGAAGATAAGAAAATTAGTTCGTATTCAAAGGAAGCCTTAAGGGATTATTCTAGGAAAGAGGCTTTTGATGCGCTTGTTAGACTTAAGGAGTTATACCGAAAGGATCCAGATGCGAATATTCCAGATGATTTGAGGCATTTAATACCAGTTGCAAAGAAAAACTACAAGGTTTATGGGAGAACTTTTCCTAGGTCTTTAAGTGTTAAGGCTTTGCGAGATGGGTTTTTGTCAGATTCCGATATTGAGGAACTCAGTCTTGAAATTTACAAACGTTATGAAAATGTAAAGAGAGATAGGAGTAGAATAATACAGCTTGGTCTTGATTTATCTGGGGGAATGAGTATTACTATCTCTCTTGATTATTCAGATCTTGAGAAAAAGTTGGGGCGGAGTTTGACTTCTTTGGAAAGGGAAGAATCCATTGAGCGTACAATGCAAATATTGAAAGAGAGAGTGGATACTTTCGGGCTTACAGAGCCTAAAATTATAAGAGAAGCAGGTGGTAGTAGAATTTTCTTGGATATCCCAGGGGAAAGGGATGAGAGTCGTGTTGATTCTCTTTTAAGTGGTAAAGGCAGTTTAAACTTTTATGTTGTTGACGATGAGAGTACTTCTGTGCTTAATGATAAAATCTTGAAAGCCGGGCCTCTTTTTTCTATTTCTGAGATTAAAGATAATATGAATCTTGGTGAAAATAAGAAAATTTTTCCTTGGTATTTTAAAGATTCTTATGGTGTTGATGATGAATCTAGTGTTCGCTACTATGTTGTGGACTCTAGTGTTGAAAATTCCTTTGATGGTGCACACATTAGGGATGCTGGGGTTTCAGGTGACCATAGAACCGGTAGGGATATGGTTACATTTAGCTTAGATAATGAAGGCAGTGAAAAATTTTTTGGATTTACTCAAAAGAACATTGGAAAGGCCTTGGCTGTGGTCATGGAGGGCAAGATTAAGTCGGTAGCTAGTATTAGTTATGCTATTGCTGGTGGAAATGTTTCAATTCAGGGGGATTCTTTTGATAAAAAAGAGGCCAGCGAGCTTGCACTTGTTTTTAAAACGGCAGCTTTTCCAGTTGAAATAAAAATAGATGATCTTAGGGTTATTGGACCTACTATTGGGGAGAGGACAGTTGAGCTTGGGATAAAGGCATCTCTTCTTGCTCTTGTTTTAATTTTTCTGTTTATGTTGATTTATTACAGGGTTAGTGGCTTTGTGGCAGGATTTTCATTGGTTGTTTATAATTTATTTTTAATTCTAGCAATTCTGTCAGCTTTCAATTTTACTTTAACTCTTACGAGTATTGCAGGTCTTGTACTAACTATGGGTATGGCTGTTGATATTAACATAATTATTTATGAGCGAATTAAAGAAGAGATGAGGAATGGTCGTAAATTTGAAAGAGCATTCGATGATGGATTTAAGAAAGCTTTTTGGACAATAATGGATTCAAATGTTACGACTTTTATTGCTGTCCTATTTTTGACTCTTCTTGGAACAGGAGTTATTCAGGGATTTGCGTGGTCTTTATCTGTTGGTATTGTAGCATCTCTTTTCAGCAGTTTAGTCTTTTCAAGGTTTATTTTAGAAGTTGTAGTTTCTTGCAATAAAAGCAAATTTGTAAGTATCTCTTGGAGTTCTCATTATGCAAAAAGTGTTTAG
- the secF gene encoding protein translocase subunit SecF produces the protein MQKVFSFLKYGNRVMVLSLFVIFLGFVYTFVCHGGYNWGIDFSSGVSINFAIEKAGIKDDEVKKILSSIYKTFEVNEIISGDEFRSHFSVVVKSDVTDYAFKKDIQSNLLEKLKTEYQVNVEILDSYFIDSSFSSTLRTKSTLLVCLTFALVLVYVALRFRLSYAVASIFATIHDILFVIAFLGTFRIEINSSIIVSILTIIGYSLNDTIIIFDRIRENSRILTGTSFLSVLNISIGQTLSRTVLTSVTTFVAVLSIYIFTEGAIRDFSLIFMVGVVVGTYSSIFIASPVLLSLYKKIK, from the coding sequence ATGCAAAAAGTGTTTAGTTTTTTGAAATACGGAAATAGAGTAATGGTGCTTAGCCTCTTTGTGATTTTCTTGGGGTTTGTTTATACTTTTGTGTGTCATGGTGGGTATAATTGGGGGATAGATTTTTCTTCTGGAGTGAGTATCAATTTTGCTATAGAGAAGGCGGGGATTAAAGATGATGAAGTCAAGAAGATATTGTCTTCAATTTATAAAACATTTGAAGTTAATGAGATTATATCAGGTGATGAATTTAGGAGTCATTTTTCTGTTGTAGTGAAATCAGATGTCACTGATTATGCTTTTAAGAAAGACATACAAAGCAATTTACTTGAAAAATTAAAGACAGAATATCAGGTTAATGTTGAAATTCTTGATTCTTATTTTATTGATTCGAGTTTTTCCTCTACTTTAAGGACAAAATCAACGTTGTTGGTTTGTCTAACATTTGCACTTGTTTTAGTTTATGTGGCACTGAGATTTAGGTTAAGCTATGCTGTAGCATCAATATTTGCTACAATACATGACATACTTTTTGTGATTGCCTTTTTAGGGACTTTTAGGATAGAGATAAACAGTTCAATAATTGTTTCAATATTAACTATTATTGGGTATTCTTTAAATGACACTATAATCATCTTTGACAGAATTAGGGAGAATTCTAGGATTCTTACTGGTACTTCATTTTTAAGTGTTTTAAACATAAGTATTGGGCAAACTTTATCAAGAACTGTTTTGACTTCTGTTACTACATTCGTTGCTGTTTTGTCTATTTATATATTTACTGAGGGCGCCATAAGGGATTTTTCTTTAATATTTATGGTAGGCGTGGTTGTTGGTACTTATTCTTCTATTTTTATAGCCTCTCCTGTTCTTTTAAGTCTTTATAAAAAGATTAAATAA
- the psgB gene encoding HemN-related non-iron pseudo-SAM protein PsgB: protein MAVKFLPLSELSVYVDLTNCYKSFHFVKILSDLDCYLENLGHPKVKTFYFKYKSKAVTAKSYAHLESFLSSLSERFNFIELDEFTFEVGPEDIALSLLRVLNDFFVSRISLDVKSFSSKFLGIMGFANMSFKRVTVAVDNIRKFNFDLNVDLNINIPYQEKRHLKLDLVRLVGCAPDHICLSEISFDENNFIAASLNGTNCDRNNDRAEDFWFYSLDFLETSGYMNYEISNFALRGYESRHNLRYWELKPYLGLGMSSVSLLIGIYENDLKAIVRKDDAFLSREDSFATFEVLSDLDFFICHFMTNFGTKKGLNISLLEHRFIYKKEDFVQFVDYLLKLNRAVIFSNNVLYLDGNERFKLDFYLRLIREYLIDNSFKVNLKFL from the coding sequence ATGGCAGTTAAGTTTTTACCTTTAAGTGAATTAAGTGTTTATGTTGATCTTACCAACTGCTATAAGTCCTTTCACTTCGTTAAGATATTGAGTGATTTGGATTGTTACTTGGAAAACTTGGGTCATCCAAAAGTCAAGACATTTTATTTTAAATATAAATCTAAGGCGGTAACGGCTAAGAGTTATGCTCATTTGGAGTCTTTTCTGTCTTCTTTATCCGAGAGGTTTAATTTTATTGAATTGGATGAGTTTACCTTTGAAGTTGGGCCTGAAGATATTGCGCTTTCTCTTTTAAGAGTTTTAAATGATTTTTTTGTTAGCAGAATTAGTCTTGATGTTAAAAGTTTTTCTTCAAAATTTCTAGGGATTATGGGATTTGCTAATATGTCCTTTAAGAGGGTGACTGTGGCAGTCGATAATATTCGTAAATTTAACTTTGATTTAAATGTTGATTTAAACATCAATATTCCTTATCAAGAAAAAAGACATCTCAAGCTTGATTTAGTCAGATTGGTGGGGTGTGCACCCGATCATATATGTCTTTCAGAAATTTCGTTTGATGAGAATAATTTTATTGCAGCTAGTTTAAATGGAACCAATTGTGATAGAAATAATGATAGAGCTGAAGATTTCTGGTTTTATTCTCTTGATTTTTTAGAAACTAGTGGCTACATGAATTATGAAATTTCAAATTTTGCTTTAAGGGGATATGAAAGTAGACATAATTTAAGGTATTGGGAACTTAAGCCATATTTAGGTCTTGGGATGAGTTCCGTGAGTTTACTTATCGGTATTTATGAGAATGATCTTAAAGCTATAGTAAGAAAGGATGATGCTTTTTTAAGCAGAGAAGACTCTTTTGCAACTTTTGAAGTATTAAGTGATTTAGATTTTTTCATTTGTCATTTTATGACAAATTTTGGTACTAAAAAGGGACTTAATATCTCTCTTTTAGAGCATAGGTTTATTTATAAAAAAGAAGATTTTGTTCAGTTTGTTGACTACCTTTTAAAGCTAAATAGAGCAGTTATTTTTAGTAATAATGTCCTTTATTTAGATGGAAATGAAAGGTTTAAGCTTGACTTCTATCTTCGGTTGATTAGGGAATATTTAATTGATAATTCCTTTAAGGTGAATCTCAAGTTTCTCTAA
- the rpiA gene encoding ribose 5-phosphate isomerase A, translating into MEEQKKLTAKYAVEHYLRSGMRLGVGTGTTVFYAIKYLSEKIRSGSLKDLEIYPTSSGTKHLLAREKISYVSNFTKFGKNIDITIDGADEILLDKKALIKGGGAAHLMEKVVAYNSEELLIIADETKIVTSLGEKTSVPIEVAQDSVEFIKARLEKMNFSPVLRTCKSKAGPIITDNNNYILDVAMSIENPEGVEKYFKLFPGVLEIGIFNHKNTRVIYYQNGQIRET; encoded by the coding sequence ATTGAAGAGCAAAAAAAGTTGACTGCGAAATATGCTGTTGAGCATTATTTAAGAAGTGGTATGCGTCTGGGTGTTGGAACGGGAACAACTGTCTTTTATGCAATTAAATATTTAAGCGAAAAAATAAGATCTGGATCTTTGAAAGATTTAGAAATCTACCCTACAAGCAGTGGTACCAAACATTTGCTTGCAAGAGAAAAAATTTCATACGTATCTAATTTTACAAAATTTGGCAAAAATATAGATATCACGATTGATGGAGCCGATGAGATCTTATTAGACAAGAAAGCACTGATAAAAGGCGGGGGAGCAGCTCATTTAATGGAAAAGGTAGTAGCTTACAATTCTGAGGAGTTGCTAATTATTGCAGATGAAACGAAAATTGTAACATCTTTAGGTGAAAAAACTTCCGTACCAATTGAGGTGGCTCAAGATTCTGTTGAATTTATTAAGGCGAGACTAGAAAAAATGAACTTCAGTCCTGTACTTAGAACCTGCAAGTCTAAAGCGGGACCAATAATAACTGATAATAACAACTACATCCTAGACGTAGCAATGAGCATTGAAAATCCCGAAGGTGTTGAGAAATATTTCAAACTATTCCCAGGGGTGCTTGAAATCGGTATTTTTAATCATAAAAACACCAGAGTCATATACTATCAAAATGGGCAAATTAGAGAAACTTGA
- the gpmA gene encoding 2,3-diphosphoglycerate-dependent phosphoglycerate mutase produces the protein MYKLVLVRHGESEWNRENLFTGWTDVKLSEKGIAEALDGGKVLKREGYFFDIAFSSVLVRANDTLNIILSELGQSYIDVEKSWRLNERHYGALQGLNKAETAAKYGEDKVLVWRRSYDVPPMPLEETDNRHPIHDLRYKGIPRNELPSTECLRDTVARVIPYWTDKIARAVLEGKRVIIAAHGNSLRALVKYLDNMSENEILKLNIPTGIPLVYELDKDLRPMKHYYLGDEDKIRAAMESVANQGKAK, from the coding sequence ATGTATAAGTTGGTTTTGGTTCGGCATGGTGAGAGTGAGTGGAACAGGGAGAATCTTTTCACAGGCTGGACGGATGTTAAGCTGTCTGAAAAAGGCATTGCTGAGGCTTTGGATGGTGGTAAAGTCCTTAAACGAGAAGGTTACTTTTTCGATATTGCTTTTAGTTCAGTATTAGTAAGAGCAAATGATACTTTAAATATTATTTTGAGTGAATTGGGGCAATCTTATATTGATGTGGAGAAATCTTGGAGACTTAATGAGAGGCACTACGGAGCTTTACAGGGGTTAAATAAGGCTGAAACGGCTGCTAAGTACGGAGAAGATAAGGTGTTGGTTTGGAGGCGTAGCTATGATGTTCCTCCCATGCCCTTGGAGGAGACTGATAATCGGCATCCAATTCATGATTTAAGATACAAGGGGATTCCTAGAAATGAACTTCCTTCAACAGAGTGTCTAAGGGATACTGTTGCAAGGGTTATTCCTTATTGGACAGATAAGATTGCTAGGGCTGTTCTTGAGGGCAAGAGGGTTATTATTGCTGCTCATGGTAATTCTTTAAGAGCTCTTGTTAAGTATCTTGACAATATGAGTGAGAATGAGATTTTAAAGCTTAATATTCCCACTGGTATTCCTTTGGTTTATGAACTCGACAAGGATTTAAGACCTATGAAGCACTACTACTTGGGAGATGAAGATAAGATCAGAGCTGCAATGGAATCTGTTGCTAATCAAGGGAAAGCAAAGTAG
- the lysS gene encoding lysine--tRNA ligase, whose amino-acid sequence MRAAHWADFYAKRIIEEKGEKEQYTVASGITPSGTVHIGNFREVISVDLVARALKDMGRNVRFIYSWDNYDVFRKVPKNMPNQELLASYLRQAITRVPDTKTDESSYAKANEVEFARYLPVLGINPEFIDQSLRYMSSNYSSQIKFALDHKDEIAQALNEHRTTNLEANWYPVSVFCTKCNRDTTNVVSYDGCYSIKYYCECGCKESLDLRQTWAVKLPWRIDWPMRWKYEDVDFEPAGKDHHSSGGSFDTSIEIVKIFGGTAPITFQYDFISIKGRGGKISSSSGDVVSLKDVLEIYTPEITRFLFASTKPNIEFSISFDLDVIKIYEDYDKFERVYYGIETIKESKQEAFKRIYELSQPKLPDKEIPYQIGFRHLSVLCQIFEGDKNRILNYLSDVKEFHKEKLINKIDCAFNWVKNYAPEDFKFSLRSNFDNIEPLKRDYKQAVKQLLEFLKDGFENIVEKDIQDEIYNIARNNNIEPPSLFKQIYNILINKDKGPRLAGFIKIIGLTKFEEIVKQSIHS is encoded by the coding sequence ATGAGAGCGGCTCACTGGGCAGATTTTTACGCGAAAAGGATTATAGAGGAGAAAGGAGAAAAGGAACAGTATACGGTTGCATCCGGTATTACTCCGTCAGGAACTGTACATATTGGAAACTTTAGAGAGGTGATTTCTGTTGATCTTGTGGCAAGAGCATTGAAAGATATGGGCCGAAATGTGAGATTTATATATTCTTGGGACAATTACGATGTATTTAGAAAAGTGCCTAAGAATATGCCGAATCAAGAATTACTTGCATCTTATTTAAGACAGGCCATAACGAGAGTTCCTGATACAAAAACTGATGAATCAAGCTATGCAAAAGCGAACGAAGTTGAATTTGCTCGCTATTTACCCGTGTTAGGCATTAATCCAGAATTTATAGACCAGTCCTTAAGGTACATGTCAAGTAATTATTCAAGCCAGATTAAGTTTGCACTGGATCATAAAGATGAAATAGCACAGGCTTTAAATGAACATAGAACAACAAATCTCGAAGCCAATTGGTATCCTGTTAGTGTCTTTTGCACTAAGTGCAACAGAGATACTACGAACGTAGTAAGTTATGATGGCTGCTATTCTATTAAATATTACTGCGAATGTGGGTGTAAGGAGTCTCTTGATTTAAGGCAAACGTGGGCTGTAAAGCTTCCATGGAGAATTGACTGGCCGATGCGGTGGAAATATGAAGATGTTGACTTTGAACCTGCTGGAAAGGATCATCACAGCAGTGGAGGCAGTTTTGATACTTCAATAGAGATTGTAAAAATTTTTGGAGGGACTGCTCCTATAACATTTCAATACGATTTCATATCAATTAAAGGTCGAGGAGGAAAAATATCTTCATCTTCTGGAGATGTTGTGTCTTTAAAAGATGTACTTGAAATATACACTCCTGAGATAACAAGATTTTTGTTTGCATCAACAAAACCTAACATAGAGTTTTCAATATCATTTGACCTTGATGTAATAAAAATATATGAAGATTACGATAAATTTGAAAGAGTATATTATGGAATTGAGACTATTAAGGAAAGTAAGCAGGAGGCTTTTAAAAGAATTTACGAATTGTCTCAACCAAAATTACCAGACAAGGAAATCCCCTACCAAATTGGCTTCAGGCATTTAAGTGTTCTTTGCCAGATTTTCGAAGGGGATAAGAATAGAATTCTGAACTATTTAAGCGATGTAAAGGAGTTCCATAAAGAAAAACTTATTAATAAAATTGACTGTGCATTTAACTGGGTAAAAAACTACGCTCCTGAGGATTTTAAATTCTCATTAAGGTCTAATTTTGACAACATCGAACCCCTAAAACGGGACTACAAACAAGCAGTAAAACAATTACTAGAATTTTTGAAAGATGGTTTCGAGAACATAGTTGAAAAAGACATTCAAGATGAAATTTATAACATTGCACGAAACAACAACATCGAGCCCCCTTCGTTATTCAAACAAATCTACAACATACTAATTAATAAAGACAAGGGCCCTAGGTTAGCGGGATTTATTAAGATAATTGGCCTTACAAAGTTCGAAGAAATTGTAAAACAATCAATTCATTCCTGA